The sequence below is a genomic window from Serratia nevei.
CGTCTTTCACCGCGCCCAGGCTTTCCCAGGCGGTGAACACGTCGATCGCGCCATCGTCATAGGTCACGATGTCTTCCGCACCGGCTTCCAGCGCCGCTTCCATCACGGTGTCTTCATCCAGGCCCGGTGCGTAGGTGATCACGCCCTTCTTGGTGAACAGGTAAGCCACGGAACCGTCGGTGCCGAGGTTGCCGCCACATTTGGTGAAGGCGTGGCGCACTTCCGCCACGGTGCGGTTGCGGTTGTCGCTCAGGCATTCGATCATCACGGCGGTGCCGCCAGGGCCGTAACCTTCATAGATGATGGTTTCCATGTTGGTATCATCATCGCCGCCCACCCCTCGCGCGATGGCACGGTTCATGGTGTCGCGCGTCATGTTGTTCGACAGCGCCTTGTCCATCGCCGCGCGCAGACGCGGGTTGGAATCCGGATCGCCGCCGCCCAGCTTGGCGGCCGTGACCAGCTCACGAATAATCTTGGTGAAAATTTTACCGCGCTTGGCGTCCTGCGCCGCTTTACGGTGCTTTGTGTTGGCCCACTTACTATGACCTGCCATAAAAAAATCTCCGAAAAAAACTACTGGACTGAATTGATCACGAACTCTTCAATCGCCTGCTGATTGCTCCATGACTTGGTTAACTTCACGGCCTCGGCCGCCTCAAGCCATTGGTAAGCGTGATGCTCGGTAATCACCGGATCGCGCTCCTCGGGCAACGCCAGACAGAACCAGTGCTCTTTATTGCGCGTGGTTCCCGGCGCATAGCGATGTCGCAAATGGACAAAGAGTTCAAACTCCACGCAGCGCTGGCAATCGAACAACGGCAGGTGCTCTGCTTCGATATCGATGCCGACTTCTTCCATGACTTCACGCTGCGCGGCATGCGGCGGCGACTCATCCTGTTCCAGGCTGCCGGTGACCGACTGCCAGAACTCGGTATCGTCGCGCCGCTGTAACATCAGCACCCGACCACTGGATTTCGCGTAAATCACTACCAGGATAGATTCAGGGCGCTTGTAACTCATCACTCGCTCTCTTGTTCCGCACCGGCTTTCTTTACCACGCTGATCGCCAGCTCCTGCAGCGACGCCGGGTTGGCGAAGCTCGGTGCGTCGGTCATCAGACAGGC
It includes:
- a CDS encoding YebC/PmpR family DNA-binding transcriptional regulator, producing the protein MAGHSKWANTKHRKAAQDAKRGKIFTKIIRELVTAAKLGGGDPDSNPRLRAAMDKALSNNMTRDTMNRAIARGVGGDDDTNMETIIYEGYGPGGTAVMIECLSDNRNRTVAEVRHAFTKCGGNLGTDGSVAYLFTKKGVITYAPGLDEDTVMEAALEAGAEDIVTYDDGAIDVFTAWESLGAVKDALTAAGFEAEAAEVSMIPSTKADMDAETAPKLLRLIDMLEDCDDVQEVYHNGEISDEVAATL
- the nudB gene encoding dihydroneopterin triphosphate diphosphatase, which encodes MSYKRPESILVVIYAKSSGRVLMLQRRDDTEFWQSVTGSLEQDESPPHAAQREVMEEVGIDIEAEHLPLFDCQRCVEFELFVHLRHRYAPGTTRNKEHWFCLALPEERDPVITEHHAYQWLEAAEAVKLTKSWSNQQAIEEFVINSVQ